The sequence below is a genomic window from Candidatus Thermoplasmatota archaeon.
CCTATTGATTTTATTTCAATCCCACTATGGTCTGATTTTAACCTGATCAAAAAATGCACTTAGATCACTCGGGTAAAGTCATTTCAATCCCACTATGGTCTGATTTTAACTCTGTATAGATGGAGCTGCTGAACCACGCGTAAGTATTTCAATCCCACTATGGTCTGATTTTAACCCAGCCGTCACTCCTTATAATGTTTTGTTGATATGTCTTGGGCTATTAATAAATAACGCTATTCATATTTAAACTTTGATGGCTCTTCTTCATGGATCTTTATAAATGGGATGCAGAATGAGACATCCACGAAGGTTAGAGTTAGATGATTTCGGAGAGTTTGACCTTGCTCGTTCCCAATTCGATTGTTTTCAAGTACTTATCATTTCTTAATACATAAACTCTTACAGAATCCTGCTCTTGATCAATTAAATCTTTAACTCCCTTTTCAATAATTTTTAGTTCCACTTTAGTCAGTTCACCTTCGAAAACAGAATTCTGGACCCAATTTAAATATTGCTTAAGAAATATCCTGACTTTATCAATTCGTTCCACATTCACGTCATAAACAACTATAACATACATTTTACCACCATATTACCAACGGCTTGTATTCCTGCGTTCCCAAGACATGCTTCACCAATTTATATAATTCCAGGCGGATGAGACGTTGATAAGAAACTTCCCTTCCCAAACTTTTGTGCTTTATTGTCCTCGATAATCGATCATGATATTCCTGCAAAAATTTCCTT
It includes:
- the cas2 gene encoding CRISPR-associated endonuclease Cas2, encoding MYVIVVYDVNVERIDKVRIFLKQYLNWVQNSVFEGELTKVELKIIEKGVKDLIDQEQDSVRVYVLRNDKYLKTIELGTSKVKLSEII